From the Pseudobacteroides sp. genome, one window contains:
- a CDS encoding cellulase family glycosylhydrolase, with protein sequence MCKIFFIRGQAFLLISVFLVMSIFGTINVSASTANTGMRNISAIDLVKEIRIGWNLGNTLDAPTETAWGNPRTTKAMIDKVKEMGFNALRLPVTWDTHVGAAPSYTIDQTWFNRVEEVVNYALDNNMYVILNLHHENKWLIPTYANEAQSKAQLIKIWEQIANRFKSYSDYLIFETMNEPRVEGSPNEWTGGTYENRDVINKFNLAAVNTIRATGGNNESRFIMVPPHAAAAMDVTLNDFIIPNNDSKVIVSIHAYSPYFFAMDINGTSSWGTSSDKSSLTSEFNALYNRFISKGRAVVIGEFGTIDKNNLSSRTVHAEYYAKEAAAKGIPVFWWDNGYYAPGKAETYALLSRSALTWYYPDIAKGLVIGAGGTPNSPTSTPTLTSTPTPTKTTSSPIPSGAYPEDINGDKVINMADVVLIALHFNAIASESNYDKKCDINNDGAINMSDVILLALKFNTVIENNTQTPVPSASPTIIYNGRFDFSDPQGPRCAWSGSNAELNFSGTQVSVTLKSTGENWFQAFIDGNAQTPFSVNSTTSTITLASGLTNGEHRLVLWKRTEASQGEVQFLGFNLGQGKLLAAPAPLERKIEFIGDSITCAYGNEGKSKDEHFTAKNENSYLSYAAITARSLNSSSNIVAWSGIGISQNYGGQAGPLMLERYSYTLPYSGVKWDFKNYVPQVVVINLGTNDFSTSATDKTKFITNYTSLVSQVRSNYPNSHIFCTMGPMLWGTGLESCYNYLNEIVNGFKSRGDSKVYLLEYPQQSESNGYGEDWHPSLKTHQLMADQLTAEIKSKLGW encoded by the coding sequence ATGTGTAAAATTTTTTTTATTAGGGGACAAGCATTTCTGCTAATATCAGTCTTCCTTGTGATGTCAATTTTTGGAACCATTAACGTTTCAGCATCTACTGCCAATACAGGTATGCGAAACATATCAGCCATTGATCTTGTAAAGGAGATAAGAATTGGCTGGAATTTAGGTAATACGCTGGATGCCCCCACTGAAACCGCTTGGGGAAATCCCAGAACAACCAAGGCGATGATAGACAAAGTAAAGGAAATGGGCTTTAATGCCTTAAGATTACCAGTAACCTGGGATACTCATGTTGGTGCTGCTCCAAGCTATACTATTGATCAAACATGGTTTAACAGGGTTGAGGAAGTTGTGAATTATGCCTTGGACAATAACATGTATGTTATTTTAAATCTTCACCATGAGAACAAATGGCTGATCCCTACATATGCCAACGAAGCACAGAGCAAAGCTCAGCTTATAAAAATTTGGGAGCAAATAGCAAATCGTTTTAAAAGCTACAGTGATTATCTGATCTTTGAAACAATGAATGAGCCAAGAGTAGAAGGTTCACCCAACGAATGGACAGGTGGAACATATGAAAATCGTGATGTGATAAACAAATTCAATTTAGCAGCTGTTAATACAATAAGAGCTACCGGCGGAAATAATGAAAGCAGGTTTATTATGGTGCCACCCCATGCTGCTGCAGCCATGGATGTAACACTAAACGACTTTATAATCCCAAATAACGACAGCAAGGTTATTGTTTCCATACATGCTTACTCTCCATATTTTTTTGCTATGGACATAAACGGAACCTCAAGCTGGGGAACTTCCTCCGATAAATCTTCCCTTACATCAGAATTTAACGCACTTTATAATAGATTTATAAGCAAAGGAAGAGCTGTTGTTATTGGAGAATTTGGTACAATTGATAAGAACAATCTCTCTTCAAGAACAGTTCATGCAGAATATTATGCTAAAGAAGCAGCAGCAAAGGGCATTCCGGTTTTTTGGTGGGATAACGGTTATTATGCACCTGGTAAAGCAGAAACATATGCTTTATTAAGCAGATCCGCTCTTACATGGTATTATCCTGATATCGCCAAGGGACTTGTGATCGGTGCTGGCGGCACTCCAAACTCACCGACCTCAACTCCAACACTTACAAGCACTCCAACACCTACAAAAACAACAAGCTCACCTATCCCATCTGGTGCTTATCCTGAAGATATCAATGGAGACAAAGTCATTAATATGGCAGATGTGGTATTGATAGCTTTGCACTTTAATGCTATAGCTTCCGAGAGTAATTATGACAAGAAATGCGACATAAATAATGACGGAGCAATAAACATGAGCGATGTCATTTTGTTGGCTTTGAAATTTAACACAGTTATTGAAAACAATACTCAAACGCCTGTACCATCAGCTTCTCCAACAATAATTTATAACGGAAGATTTGATTTTTCGGACCCTCAGGGTCCAAGATGTGCATGGTCCGGGTCAAATGCTGAGCTGAACTTCTCCGGAACACAAGTAAGTGTAACTCTCAAATCTACTGGCGAAAACTGGTTTCAAGCTTTTATAGACGGTAATGCTCAAACACCCTTTTCTGTTAACAGTACAACATCTACTATAACTTTGGCAAGCGGTCTTACAAATGGAGAGCACAGACTTGTTTTATGGAAAAGAACAGAAGCATCCCAGGGTGAAGTACAATTCCTCGGATTCAATCTTGGTCAGGGTAAACTCCTTGCAGCCCCTGCTCCTTTGGAAAGAAAGATAGAGTTTATCGGTGATTCTATCACATGTGCCTACGGAAATGAAGGAAAAAGTAAAGATGAGCATTTTACTGCTAAAAATGAAAACAGTTATTTATCTTATGCTGCCATTACTGCACGTTCATTGAACTCAAGTTCAAATATTGTTGCATGGTCGGGAATAGGAATTTCCCAGAACTATGGCGGGCAGGCAGGCCCTCTCATGCTGGAACGTTATTCATATACACTGCCATACAGCGGGGTTAAATGGGATTTTAAAAACTATGTGCCCCAGGTAGTAGTTATAAACCTTGGTACAAACGATTTTTCTACTTCTGCCACTGATAAGACAAAATTTATAACTAATTATACTAGTCTTGTTTCACAAGTTCGTTCCAACTATCCAAATTCGCATATATTCTGTACAATGGGTCCTATGCTTTGGGGAACAGGTCTCGAATCGTGCTATAATTATCTTAATGAAATTGTGAATGGTTTTAAATCAAGAGGAGATTCAAAGGTGTATTTACTTGAATATCCCCAACAATCCGAAAGTAACGGATATGGAGAAGATTGGCATCCTAGCCTGAAAACTCATCAGTTAATGGCTGACCAGCTTACAGCTGAAATAAAGAGCAAGCTTGGGTGGTAA